In Paenibacillus sp. FSL M7-0420, a single genomic region encodes these proteins:
- a CDS encoding acyltransferase, with translation MAQKERIPQLDIFRAIAIFAVIAIHATSRTLAETLGTSMFPPFLFINKFSQFAVPSFIFLSGFVLFYNYIDRPLGGKVLAKFYSRRLIYIIVPYLVFTVLYFGLKMTAGHTWGMPLQEMGGKFFKYLWTGTAYTHLYYIIIIIQFYLLFPLILWCLQKVRHLAAWAPVIGLALQWGFVLLNKYMVNHGYWKLSKGSLAITYFSYFLLGAAIAIYYSSLKKWLVPSREGWRSGKGMSWVVLWLLWAAAGIGHVVLWYNNYTKKTVINSLWYEGFSNLHALLSCLVLFQLSFLLYGAGRSVLSRLLLSAGACSFGIYLLHPLLLFMYRKLPFHGGSLAYTAAIAGGWLVALLGSWLVVALAFRYVKPAWMVFGSAPQKPAAAPKATV, from the coding sequence ATGGCTCAAAAGGAAAGAATACCACAGCTTGATATTTTTCGGGCAATCGCTATTTTTGCGGTGATCGCCATTCATGCCACTTCACGCACGTTGGCTGAGACACTGGGCACGTCCATGTTCCCTCCGTTTCTGTTTATTAACAAGTTCAGCCAGTTTGCGGTGCCTTCCTTTATATTCTTAAGCGGGTTCGTCCTGTTCTACAATTATATTGACCGTCCGCTGGGCGGGAAGGTACTGGCCAAATTCTACAGCCGCAGGCTGATCTATATTATTGTGCCTTATCTTGTGTTTACGGTGCTGTATTTTGGACTGAAAATGACGGCCGGTCATACCTGGGGGATGCCTCTTCAGGAGATGGGCGGGAAGTTCTTCAAGTATCTATGGACGGGTACGGCGTATACACATCTCTACTATATCATCATCATTATCCAGTTCTATCTGCTGTTCCCGTTGATACTCTGGTGTCTGCAAAAAGTCCGGCATCTCGCGGCATGGGCACCGGTGATCGGGCTTGCTCTACAGTGGGGCTTCGTGCTGCTTAACAAATATATGGTGAACCACGGGTACTGGAAGCTGTCCAAGGGTAGTCTGGCCATTACGTATTTCTCGTATTTCCTGCTAGGTGCGGCAATTGCCATCTACTACAGCTCGTTGAAAAAGTGGCTCGTTCCCTCCCGCGAAGGCTGGCGCTCCGGTAAAGGTATGAGTTGGGTAGTACTATGGCTCTTATGGGCCGCCGCCGGGATTGGGCACGTGGTATTGTGGTACAACAACTATACGAAGAAAACAGTGATCAACAGTCTGTGGTATGAAGGCTTCTCGAACCTGCATGCCTTGCTCTCTTGTCTGGTACTGTTCCAGCTGTCCTTCCTGCTGTACGGGGCAGGACGAAGCGTGCTGAGCAGACTGCTGCTCTCGGCCGGGGCATGCTCCTTCGGTATCTATCTGCTCCATCCGCTGCTGCTGTTCATGTACCGGAAGCTGCCGTTCCACGGCGGATCGCTGGCCTATACGGCAGCAATAGCGGGCGGCTGGCTGGTGGCCCTCCTGGGCTCCTGGCTGGTGGTTGCGCTTGCCTTCCGTTATGTGAAGCCAGCCTGGATGGTGTTCGGCTCTGCACCGCAGAAGCCGGCAGCAGCGCCAAAGGCGACAGTGTAG
- a CDS encoding PucR family transcriptional regulator — protein MRQKLEQLTGKRTGIKQLGRQHSASLFGIGTDKDQELPVIHEGYLWLPLYENDGRVTAVWVETEGLSPLELELVNYAGRNFAVALKATGFKEEGEMEARQLSGWLNAQLEQEKDDAEIPDEISLKGRLFGDMIPFMLVSENVHNPQMTYRSLMKLLRSYFENDVLLVPLQDKEWLILARKELLTGGDDKEDEEESAEDLLSQTSMGLHELIASEWVGVFHLAVSPAIIPVKGLTGAVALLRETIILGRIFQVGDYIHLPWELHMERLVNSIPDDRRRQLLGQIGDYTAVLADKEMLLTLESFFEMDCNVSETAKKLYIHRNTLLYRLDKIKQETGADVRSFGDAAIVKLAMLLYKVTKRK, from the coding sequence TTGCGTCAAAAATTGGAGCAACTCACCGGAAAGAGGACCGGAATCAAGCAGCTGGGGAGACAGCATTCCGCTTCACTTTTTGGCATAGGAACGGATAAGGATCAGGAACTGCCGGTCATTCATGAGGGTTATCTCTGGCTTCCCCTCTATGAGAATGATGGCCGTGTTACAGCAGTGTGGGTGGAGACAGAGGGGCTGTCGCCGCTGGAGCTGGAGCTGGTGAATTATGCCGGACGCAATTTTGCGGTAGCGCTGAAGGCAACCGGGTTCAAGGAAGAAGGGGAGATGGAGGCGCGGCAGCTTAGCGGCTGGCTGAATGCCCAACTGGAGCAGGAGAAGGACGATGCGGAGATCCCGGATGAAATCTCGCTGAAGGGCCGGCTGTTCGGAGATATGATTCCGTTCATGCTGGTAAGCGAGAATGTTCATAATCCGCAGATGACGTATCGCTCCTTAATGAAGCTGCTGCGCAGTTATTTCGAGAATGATGTATTGCTGGTTCCCCTGCAGGATAAGGAATGGTTAATTTTAGCCCGTAAGGAACTCCTCACAGGCGGAGATGATAAAGAGGATGAGGAAGAGAGTGCTGAGGATCTGCTGTCACAGACTTCTATGGGGCTGCATGAACTGATTGCCAGCGAGTGGGTTGGCGTCTTCCATCTGGCGGTCTCTCCAGCCATTATCCCGGTTAAAGGTCTGACAGGAGCAGTCGCCTTGCTGCGGGAGACCATTATTCTTGGCCGTATCTTCCAGGTAGGCGATTATATTCATCTGCCGTGGGAGCTGCACATGGAGCGGCTGGTTAACAGTATTCCGGATGACCGGCGGAGACAGCTGCTGGGCCAGATCGGTGATTACACGGCGGTACTGGCGGATAAGGAAATGCTGCTGACGCTGGAGAGTTTTTTTGAAATGGACTGCAATGTCAGTGAAACCGCCAAGAAGCTGTACATTCACCGCAACACGCTACTCTACAGGCTGGACAAGATCAAACAGGAGACGGGGGCCGATGTCCGCAGCTTTGGGGATGCCGCTATTGTGAAGCTTGCCATGTTATTGTATAAAGTGACGAAAAGAAAATAG
- a CDS encoding ABC transporter ATP-binding protein, translating into MAGVRLEHIFKKYPGSDKATVIDINLDIKDKEFLVLVGPSGCGKSTTLRMIAGLEEISEGKMYIGDRVVNDVAPKDRDIAMVFQSYALYPHMSVYQNMAFGLKLRKVKKEEIDKKVREAAKILDIEHLLERKPKALSGGQRQRVALGRAIVRDPQVFLMDEPLSNLDAKLRGQMRAEITKLVKRLETTCIYVTHDQTEAMTMGDRIVVMYDGIIQQAASPEELYNEPTNLFVAGFIGSPTMNFINGTLSEVNGAVRFRAENLDVEVPGGKATILRNKGFIGKDVIMGVRPEDIHEEPVFLEASPNTIFTSMVDVTENLGHEMLLYLSGLGNNTVIARVDGRSTTREGSKPRLAIDMNKVHIFDKESELNVLLG; encoded by the coding sequence ATGGCAGGCGTACGTTTAGAGCATATTTTCAAAAAATACCCGGGTTCCGATAAAGCAACAGTAATCGATATCAATCTTGATATTAAAGATAAGGAATTCCTCGTACTGGTTGGTCCTTCCGGTTGCGGTAAATCCACAACCCTGCGTATGATCGCTGGTCTGGAAGAAATCTCTGAAGGTAAAATGTACATTGGTGACCGTGTAGTGAATGACGTTGCTCCTAAAGACCGTGATATCGCGATGGTATTCCAATCCTACGCCTTGTACCCGCACATGAGTGTATATCAGAACATGGCTTTCGGTCTGAAATTGCGCAAAGTGAAGAAAGAAGAAATCGACAAGAAAGTGCGCGAAGCAGCGAAAATCCTGGATATCGAGCACTTGCTGGAACGCAAACCTAAGGCACTGTCCGGTGGTCAACGTCAACGTGTCGCTTTAGGCCGCGCAATCGTCCGTGATCCACAAGTCTTCTTGATGGATGAGCCTCTTTCCAACTTGGATGCTAAGCTTCGTGGTCAAATGCGTGCTGAAATCACTAAGCTGGTGAAACGCCTTGAAACTACTTGTATCTATGTAACGCATGACCAGACAGAAGCAATGACGATGGGTGACCGTATCGTAGTTATGTACGATGGTATCATCCAGCAGGCAGCTTCCCCTGAAGAACTGTACAATGAGCCTACGAACCTGTTCGTAGCCGGATTTATCGGTTCCCCTACCATGAACTTTATCAACGGTACTCTTTCCGAAGTGAACGGCGCTGTCCGTTTCCGTGCAGAGAACCTTGATGTTGAAGTTCCAGGCGGCAAAGCTACAATCCTGCGTAACAAAGGCTTCATCGGTAAAGATGTAATCATGGGCGTTCGTCCAGAAGACATTCATGAAGAGCCAGTGTTCCTGGAAGCTTCCCCTAACACAATCTTCACTTCGATGGTTGATGTTACGGAAAACCTGGGTCATGAAATGCTCCTCTACTTGAGCGGTCTTGGCAATAACACTGTAATTGCGCGTGTAGATGGACGTTCCACTACCCGTGAAGGCAGCAAGCCTAGATTGGCCATCGACATGAACAAAGTCCACATCTTCGACAAAGAATCCGAACTTAACGTTCTGCTGGGATAA
- a CDS encoding acyltransferase: MRKITRYPVEGHNSLWHIYRTVSPWKGVRNFIFIQIARYCPILPLKNWIYRRVLGMKVGKHTAFGLMAMVDVFFPEKISIGENTVIGYNTTILAHEYLIKEYRLGEVVIGENVMIGANTTILPGVTIGDGATVAAGSVVHKDVAAGSFVGGNPLRELRKQEES; this comes from the coding sequence GTGAGAAAGATAACCCGTTATCCCGTGGAGGGGCATAATTCGCTCTGGCATATATACCGCACGGTCAGCCCGTGGAAAGGTGTGCGCAATTTTATTTTTATCCAGATTGCCCGCTATTGCCCGATTCTGCCGCTCAAGAACTGGATTTACCGCCGGGTGCTCGGGATGAAGGTAGGCAAGCATACTGCGTTTGGACTTATGGCGATGGTGGATGTTTTTTTTCCGGAGAAGATCTCTATTGGGGAGAACACGGTTATCGGCTATAACACTACGATCCTGGCTCATGAGTATCTCATCAAGGAGTACCGGCTGGGTGAGGTTGTGATCGGCGAGAATGTAATGATTGGGGCTAACACGACTATTCTCCCTGGGGTTACGATTGGGGATGGGGCTACGGTTGCGGCGGGATCGGTGGTTCACAAAGATGTTGCTGCCGGTTCGTTCGTCGGGGGGAATCCGCTCCGTGAGCTGCGTAAACAGGAGGAATCATAA
- a CDS encoding ATP phosphoribosyltransferase regulatory subunit, with protein sequence MAKPKGFEKPAGVRDYLPRAVTKLRKIEKDVLHCMSRWGYRQMITPTLEYYDTVGVASSTSDQKLYKLLNNRGQALVLRSEMTAPVARVVSSLLKDEPLPLRLSYHANVFRAIEEEAGREAEFFQTGVELVGDDSPEADAEVVALAIASLQAAGVKSFKIAIGHVGFLDGLFQEAVSGLPQAQEELKSHLLSRDYVAFRETLRRLELSAAQKQELDGLLRLRGGKEICGQALELSNHPVARASIEHLCKVWEVLVAYGVSEHVLIDLTMIGDFSYYTGMTFEGYASELGFPVCSGGRYDNLLQQFGRPIPSTGFSLKTNRILDGVSGLLEEEELPILVQYDALRRQEGLAEAARLRSEGHAVVTRLATGPEELKTVKRLDADTIQAEGELYGEIYTFVSFVSEHG encoded by the coding sequence ATGGCCAAACCAAAGGGATTTGAAAAGCCTGCCGGCGTAAGAGATTATCTCCCGCGTGCGGTAACGAAGCTGCGCAAGATCGAGAAGGATGTACTTCACTGTATGAGCCGCTGGGGCTACCGGCAGATGATTACGCCTACTCTTGAATATTACGATACGGTCGGTGTAGCCAGCTCTACATCGGATCAGAAGCTGTATAAATTGCTGAACAACCGTGGGCAGGCGCTGGTACTGCGTTCAGAAATGACGGCACCTGTAGCCCGTGTGGTCTCCTCTCTATTGAAGGATGAGCCGCTGCCGCTGCGATTGTCCTACCATGCCAACGTCTTCCGGGCCATTGAAGAAGAGGCCGGGCGGGAGGCAGAATTCTTTCAGACCGGTGTAGAGCTTGTCGGTGACGATTCGCCGGAGGCTGACGCGGAGGTAGTCGCGCTGGCAATTGCTTCACTGCAGGCGGCGGGCGTAAAGTCTTTTAAAATAGCAATTGGACATGTGGGCTTCCTCGACGGCCTCTTTCAGGAGGCGGTCTCCGGCCTGCCCCAGGCTCAGGAGGAGCTGAAGAGCCATCTGCTCAGCCGCGATTATGTAGCCTTCCGCGAGACGCTGCGGCGTCTTGAGCTGTCTGCTGCCCAGAAGCAGGAGCTGGACGGACTGCTGCGGCTGCGCGGCGGGAAGGAGATCTGCGGTCAGGCGCTGGAGCTGAGCAACCATCCGGTGGCGCGCGCATCGATCGAGCATCTGTGCAAGGTATGGGAGGTGCTGGTTGCTTACGGTGTCTCGGAGCATGTGCTGATTGATCTGACGATGATCGGTGATTTCTCTTACTATACAGGCATGACCTTCGAGGGATATGCTTCCGAGCTGGGCTTCCCGGTATGCAGCGGCGGCCGGTATGACAACCTGCTGCAGCAATTCGGGCGTCCGATTCCCTCCACCGGCTTCTCCCTGAAGACCAACCGTATTCTGGATGGAGTCTCCGGGCTGCTGGAAGAGGAAGAGCTGCCGATTCTGGTCCAGTACGATGCACTGCGGCGCCAAGAGGGTCTTGCCGAGGCTGCGAGGCTGCGCTCGGAAGGGCATGCTGTGGTTACACGGCTGGCAACCGGCCCGGAGGAGCTGAAGACCGTGAAGCGGCTGGATGCGGATACTATTCAGGCAGAGGGCGAGCTGTACGGAGAGATATACACGTTCGTATCGTTTGTCAGCGAGCACGGGTGA
- the lgt gene encoding prolipoprotein diacylglyceryl transferase, which produces MFYSLAIDPIVFSIGSLPVHWYGLILGLGALIGLFLCIQEGKRFNIPQEFFMDMLLLGLPSAIIGARLYFVAFKWEDYKDNLLDIFKVWNGGIAIYGALIGAIICGIIYFRYKGYPFWRIVDICAPGLLAGQMIGRWGNFINQEAYGGVVEESFLRDKLHLPDFIVNQMYIGDAFHHPTFLYESLWSLLGILLLMVLRRQKFVRAGEIFMSYFIWYSIGRFFIEALRTDSLAFDGSSGVAAFINGLWSPMKWMGFEQGYLDPAYGNIRISQLLALLIIVAAIVLIIVRRVSGQPKAHYLDPIISTKPAAADAVVPESAANTPQKPVQPVEDPSEDKETKE; this is translated from the coding sequence ATGTTTTATTCACTAGCGATTGACCCGATTGTCTTCTCGATTGGATCACTGCCGGTGCACTGGTATGGCCTGATTCTGGGTCTTGGTGCGCTTATCGGGCTATTCCTATGTATTCAAGAAGGCAAACGCTTCAACATTCCTCAGGAGTTCTTCATGGATATGTTGCTGTTGGGCTTGCCATCGGCTATTATTGGCGCGCGGCTATACTTCGTAGCCTTCAAGTGGGAAGACTATAAGGATAACCTGCTCGATATCTTCAAGGTCTGGAATGGCGGTATTGCGATTTATGGCGCCCTGATCGGCGCGATTATCTGCGGGATTATTTATTTCCGCTATAAAGGCTATCCGTTCTGGCGCATCGTGGATATCTGTGCTCCCGGACTGCTTGCCGGCCAGATGATCGGCCGTTGGGGTAATTTCATCAACCAGGAAGCCTATGGCGGCGTGGTAGAGGAATCGTTCCTGCGGGATAAGCTGCATTTGCCGGATTTTATCGTTAATCAAATGTACATAGGGGATGCTTTTCACCATCCGACCTTCCTGTACGAATCACTCTGGAGTCTGCTGGGCATTCTGCTCCTCATGGTGTTGCGCCGCCAGAAGTTCGTACGTGCCGGAGAAATCTTCATGTCCTACTTCATCTGGTACTCCATCGGCCGCTTCTTCATTGAAGCTCTGCGTACGGACAGTCTTGCCTTTGACGGCAGCAGCGGTGTGGCAGCCTTCATTAACGGGCTGTGGAGTCCAATGAAGTGGATGGGCTTCGAGCAGGGCTATCTTGACCCGGCTTACGGGAATATCCGTATCTCTCAGCTGCTCGCACTGCTCATTATTGTTGCCGCTATTGTACTGATTATTGTACGGCGGGTTAGCGGACAGCCGAAGGCACATTACCTGGACCCGATCATCAGCACCAAACCGGCAGCGGCGGATGCTGTAGTTCCAGAGAGTGCCGCTAATACGCCACAGAAGCCTGTTCAGCCGGTGGAAGATCCCTCTGAAGATAAGGAAACAAAGGAGTAA
- the gntK gene encoding gluconokinase, which yields MIGVDIGTTSTKAVLFEENGTIVAQSNQGYPLHQPSPSVAEQDPEQILEAVIHTIASVMQESLATPESILLVSFSSAMHSVIAVDPAGKPLTACITWADNRSSRYARRLKDELNGHELYLRTGTPIHPMSPITKLMWLGEEQPELFRQTYKFISIKEYIFFRLFGEYVIDHSIASATGMFNLEKLDWDEEALQIAGVTPERLSRLVPTTHILQGLLPELTGKLGLLTDTPFVVGASDGVLSNLGVGAMEPGVIAATIGTSGAIRTVVDHPLTDPKGRIFCYALTDKHWVIGGPVNNGGMLFRWVRDEFAASEVETAKRLGIDPYEVLTRIAEQVPPGSNGLLFHPYLTGERAPLWNPDARGSFFGLSMNHRKEHMIRAVLEGVIFNMYTVLLAMEECIGEPVRILATGGFARSELWRQMMADIFDQEVVVPESFESSCLGAVVLGLYAIRRIDSLDAVFSMIGSTHRHEPVTAHAKAYKQLLPIFISVSRSLEDQYQAIADFQREQAGEQPG from the coding sequence ATGATTGGCGTTGATATTGGAACCACCAGCACGAAGGCTGTCCTCTTTGAGGAGAACGGAACAATTGTCGCTCAGAGCAATCAGGGCTATCCGCTGCATCAGCCCTCCCCCTCTGTCGCAGAACAGGACCCGGAGCAGATTCTGGAAGCCGTAATTCATACCATAGCATCGGTCATGCAGGAGAGCCTTGCAACCCCTGAATCCATTCTGCTGGTCTCCTTCAGCTCCGCTATGCATAGCGTCATCGCTGTAGACCCTGCGGGTAAGCCGCTCACCGCCTGTATCACCTGGGCTGATAACCGGAGCAGCCGCTATGCCCGGCGGTTGAAGGATGAATTGAATGGACATGAGCTGTATCTGCGGACAGGAACGCCTATACACCCTATGTCTCCAATCACCAAGCTGATGTGGCTGGGCGAAGAGCAGCCCGAGCTGTTCCGGCAGACCTACAAATTCATCTCCATCAAAGAATATATCTTCTTCCGGTTGTTCGGAGAATATGTGATTGACCATTCCATCGCCTCTGCCACCGGCATGTTCAATCTGGAGAAGCTCGACTGGGACGAGGAGGCGCTCCAGATTGCCGGTGTTACTCCAGAGCGGCTATCCCGTCTGGTCCCCACCACCCATATCCTGCAGGGACTGCTTCCGGAGCTTACCGGAAAGCTCGGTCTGCTCACAGACACTCCGTTTGTAGTGGGTGCCAGTGACGGCGTTCTGTCCAATCTGGGCGTAGGGGCCATGGAGCCGGGGGTAATCGCTGCAACGATAGGCACAAGCGGTGCAATACGTACTGTAGTTGACCATCCGCTTACCGATCCCAAAGGACGGATCTTCTGCTACGCCCTGACAGACAAGCATTGGGTGATTGGCGGCCCCGTGAATAATGGCGGGATGCTCTTCCGCTGGGTGCGTGATGAGTTCGCCGCATCTGAAGTGGAGACCGCGAAGCGCCTGGGCATTGATCCCTACGAAGTATTAACCCGGATCGCCGAGCAGGTGCCGCCCGGCAGTAACGGACTGCTCTTCCATCCGTATCTGACCGGAGAACGTGCACCGCTGTGGAATCCCGATGCCCGCGGCTCCTTCTTCGGGTTAAGCATGAATCACCGTAAGGAGCATATGATCCGTGCGGTGCTGGAAGGTGTCATCTTCAATATGTATACCGTATTGCTGGCCATGGAGGAATGTATCGGCGAGCCCGTTAGAATCCTGGCTACCGGCGGCTTCGCCCGCTCGGAGCTATGGCGGCAGATGATGGCGGATATTTTCGATCAGGAGGTAGTCGTCCCTGAGAGCTTCGAGAGCTCTTGCCTCGGCGCAGTCGTACTGGGATTATACGCCATCCGCCGGATCGATTCCTTGGATGCTGTCTTCAGCATGATTGGCTCCACTCACCGGCATGAGCCGGTTACTGCCCACGCCAAAGCCTACAAACAGCTGCTGCCCATCTTCATCTCGGTATCCCGCAGTCTGGAGGATCAATATCAGGCTATCGCCGACTTCCAGCGCGAGCAGGCGGGGGAACAGCCCGGCTAA
- the hprK gene encoding HPr(Ser) kinase/phosphatase yields MAKKVKVSELVQHFQLEVVSGHEGLKRPITVDDLNRPGLEMAGYFEYYPEERVQLLGKTELAFFSMLSEEERKSRVRGICNDNTPCIVITRALDVPQELVDISNEKGLPVLRSSMATTIFSSRLTSFLEGRLAPTATIHGVLCDVYGVGMLITGTSGIGKSETALELVKRGHRLIADDAVEIRQTSDNQLHGTAPELIRHLLEIRGVGIINVMTLFGAGAIRNHKRITLVVRLEAWQQDKQYDRLGLDEETTRIIDTDVPLVTIPVRPGRNLAVIIEVAAMNYRLKQMGFNAALQFTNKLTATISEDMDDLD; encoded by the coding sequence ATGGCTAAGAAGGTAAAAGTATCGGAATTGGTGCAGCATTTTCAATTAGAGGTAGTATCCGGACATGAAGGTCTGAAGAGACCGATCACAGTGGATGATTTGAACCGTCCCGGGCTGGAAATGGCCGGTTATTTCGAATATTATCCGGAAGAACGTGTGCAGCTATTAGGCAAAACAGAGCTGGCTTTCTTCTCTATGCTCTCAGAGGAAGAACGGAAAAGCCGGGTACGCGGAATCTGTAACGACAATACCCCTTGTATTGTCATTACTCGTGCGCTGGATGTACCCCAGGAGCTTGTAGACATCAGCAACGAGAAGGGACTTCCCGTGCTTCGCAGCTCGATGGCGACCACGATTTTCTCAAGCAGACTGACCAGCTTCCTTGAGGGCAGACTGGCACCGACAGCAACAATTCACGGTGTTCTCTGTGATGTATATGGGGTAGGGATGCTGATTACAGGCACCAGCGGCATTGGTAAAAGTGAAACGGCACTGGAACTCGTTAAACGCGGTCATCGCCTGATTGCCGATGATGCGGTGGAGATCCGTCAGACCTCGGATAATCAGCTTCATGGTACCGCACCGGAATTAATCCGTCACCTGCTGGAGATCCGCGGTGTCGGGATTATTAATGTTATGACGCTCTTTGGGGCAGGTGCTATCCGTAATCACAAGCGGATTACCCTGGTCGTCAGACTGGAAGCCTGGCAGCAGGACAAGCAGTATGACCGTCTGGGACTGGATGAGGAGACGACACGGATTATTGATACCGATGTGCCGCTGGTTACCATCCCTGTCCGTCCGGGACGTAACCTCGCTGTCATTATCGAGGTGGCTGCGATGAATTACCGGCTCAAGCAAATGGGCTTCAATGCCGCGCTGCAATTTACGAATAAACTTACCGCCACCATCTCAGAAGATATGGATGATCTCGATTAG
- the hisG gene encoding ATP phosphoribosyltransferase translates to MAQILKVAMPKGRIYNKAAELFRQAGLPIPPDGEESRKLVISLPEAGMEFILAKPVDVPTYVEYGVADIGIVGKDVLLEESRDVYELLDLGIARCRMSIIGLPNWQPGIQQRVATKYPNVASRYFREQGQQVEVVKLNGSIELAPLIGLADRIVDMVETGQTLKDNGLVEMTSIFEITSRLVANRVSYRMKNEEIQQLCDRLQAVIAEPGLQVK, encoded by the coding sequence ATGGCACAGATTCTTAAGGTAGCCATGCCGAAAGGCCGGATTTACAATAAAGCGGCAGAGCTGTTCCGTCAGGCGGGACTGCCGATTCCTCCCGATGGAGAAGAGTCGCGCAAGCTGGTGATTTCCTTGCCGGAGGCCGGAATGGAGTTCATTCTGGCCAAGCCGGTGGATGTGCCCACTTATGTAGAGTATGGAGTGGCGGATATCGGCATTGTCGGCAAAGATGTATTGCTGGAGGAGAGCCGCGATGTGTACGAGCTGCTGGATCTCGGGATCGCCCGCTGCCGGATGTCGATTATCGGGCTTCCGAACTGGCAGCCGGGCATTCAGCAGCGGGTAGCTACCAAGTACCCGAACGTGGCTTCACGGTATTTCCGTGAGCAAGGCCAGCAGGTGGAGGTGGTGAAGCTGAACGGCTCCATCGAGCTGGCACCGCTGATCGGGCTGGCTGACCGGATTGTGGATATGGTAGAAACCGGCCAGACGCTGAAGGATAACGGTCTGGTGGAGATGACGAGCATCTTCGAGATTACCAGCCGCCTGGTGGCGAACCGGGTAAGCTACCGGATGAAGAATGAGGAGATTCAGCAGCTGTGCGACCGGCTGCAGGCTGTTATTGCAGAACCGGGGTTGCAGGTAAAATAA
- the ppaX gene encoding pyrophosphatase PpaX yields the protein MIECVLFDLDGTIVNTNELIINSFMHALKENNLPALTREQIIPLMGTTLQQQLGAFSGLEPKDIGVLERSYRSYNNAHHDELVRAFPHVNETMEELQRRGIKLGVVTTKIRPTTLKALEMFDLLKYMETIVTVNDVTHPKPHPEPVLTAVANLGVDPAKTLMVGDSAVDIQSAKAAGVRVAGVAWSLKGEAVLRTYEPDYIIQEMKDLYSIVEQETMQP from the coding sequence ATGATAGAATGCGTGTTATTTGATCTGGACGGAACGATTGTGAATACAAATGAGCTGATCATTAATTCGTTCATGCATGCGCTGAAGGAGAATAATCTGCCGGCTCTGACCCGGGAACAGATCATTCCCCTGATGGGAACTACACTTCAGCAGCAGCTAGGCGCATTCTCCGGCCTGGAGCCGAAGGATATAGGGGTGCTGGAACGGTCCTACCGTTCGTACAACAATGCGCATCACGATGAGCTGGTCCGCGCTTTTCCCCATGTGAATGAGACGATGGAGGAGCTGCAGCGCCGGGGAATCAAGCTTGGGGTGGTGACCACGAAGATCCGGCCAACCACGCTCAAGGCACTGGAGATGTTCGATCTGCTGAAATATATGGAGACGATTGTTACGGTGAATGATGTGACTCATCCGAAGCCGCATCCGGAGCCGGTGCTCACGGCTGTTGCCAATCTGGGTGTTGATCCAGCCAAGACACTGATGGTTGGCGACAGTGCTGTCGATATTCAGTCTGCGAAGGCAGCAGGGGTTCGTGTAGCAGGGGTGGCCTGGTCGCTTAAGGGTGAGGCTGTGCTGCGCACCTATGAACCGGATTACATCATCCAGGAGATGAAGGATTTGTACTCTATTGTGGAGCAGGAGACTATGCAGCCGTGA